Part of the Magnetococcales bacterium genome is shown below.
ATAGTTAAGAAAAACAAGCTGTTTTGACAGGCGAGGATAATTTTCCGCCAAGTTTATTATAAGGAGCCAACGTCCATGAACAAAAATAGAGACCAATCGCAAGTCACAATTCGCTTGGGTCGAATGGCCGACCTGATCGGCCTGAGCCATTTGGTGGAAAAGGCGCATCAGGAGAGCCGATACCGTGATTTGCCTCTCGATCCGGGAGCCTTCAAGCGGGATTACATGGTGGCCATGCGCAGCCCCAGACAACAAGTCTGGGTCGCTGAGCGCGAGGGAGAACTGGTCGGTGCCCTGGTGGCGATTACCGACAAGGTTTATGGCTGGAGTACTGCCCGGGTGGCAACCGATATTTTCTTTTATGTTTCAGAAGTTGGCATCGGCAGTGGGGCGGGCCTGTTGCGCAGATTTATGCAATGGGCAGCTGCTTTTCCCGATGTGGTCATGGTGGTTCTTCAAACTGGTAGTGGTATTCGTGAAGACTCCAGAGTGGAGAGACTATACGAGGCATTTGGCATGGAAATCACGGGCCAAATATACCAACTGTGGTTTCCGGGCAAAAAGCCAAAATCTCACATGACCAATGAAGAACAAGCAAAACATCCAGAATCGACTACAGGAGAGACTCCGTGAAAGTTCCAGGAGAAGCAAGTTTCGGACCCATTACGACCACAGTGTCATCAGACGAATATATGGACCGGTTGACGTCCTATGATGCTGACAACAATCCGGAATATGTCGGTTTGGCAGAACCCGGGACAACTTCTTCTGCATCAAAGTGGCAAATTCGCAAGTTTGGATATGTGGGTGGCAATCCAGTTTCATCGCGATTTGCAAATGGCAATGCGGAGTTTAATAAAGTTTGGGACGACAGGGGTGGATACTCATACTGATCCGGCCAATGACAACCGAAAATCAAGATTTTGCTTGATGAAGCGAAGCTTTTCAGCCAGTATATTTACACTGAAATTATTTTATCGAAAATCGTTGCCCGCCATGGGAAACCTCTGGCGGGTTTTTTTATTATTGAGGTGCATCATGGATGATCAGAAATGGACGCCGAAGCTTGTTGCCAAACGCATGGGAGAAGCAGCGAGAACCTTGCGCCGTTTGCCAAAAGTATTGCCAGCGGGCTACATCTCATTTTGGCCTTCAGTAATTCACGATCCCAGGGATGCTTATGGCTTGAATGACGTCGAACTCCAATTGGG
Proteins encoded:
- a CDS encoding GNAT family N-acetyltransferase, whose protein sequence is MNKNRDQSQVTIRLGRMADLIGLSHLVEKAHQESRYRDLPLDPGAFKRDYMVAMRSPRQQVWVAEREGELVGALVAITDKVYGWSTARVATDIFFYVSEVGIGSGAGLLRRFMQWAAAFPDVVMVVLQTGSGIREDSRVERLYEAFGMEITGQIYQLWFPGKKPKSHMTNEEQAKHPESTTGETP